In Acidisarcina polymorpha, the DNA window CGCGCGATTGACCTCATCGGTATCTTCGCCGGAGCGTTTTCTCCGCAGCAGGTCTACCTGGATCAAACTCATCGGATCCACATAGGGGTTTCTAAGCCGTATGGATCTCGCGAGCACCTGGTTGGTCTCCAGCAACTCGCCTTGCCCGGTGATCAGGAGCACCGCTTCCATTGTGCGATTGAACTCCTGCTCGATCTTGGAAAAAACCCTTTGACGCATTTCCTCATCCTGGACAAGCGCCGCGTACAGCCGGGCGATCCCCAGATCCGCTTTGGCCAAGGCCGTCTCAACATTGCGGATCAGATCGATGAAGAGAGGGAATTCCCGCATCATCAGGCGCAGGATCCCTAGACCTTCGGGCTTCCGCACATACCGCTGGATCGCATAACCTACGCCGAACCAGCCCGGCACCAGCAGGCGGCTTTGCGTCCATCCGAAGACCCAGGGGATTGCCCGTAGATTACTAAAATCCAAGGCCCCTTTGCGGCGTGCGGGACGCGAACCGATTTTCGCATTCTCCAGTTCCCCGACCGGCGTCGCGGCCTCGAAGTACTGCAGCACTTCGGGATCGTCGATAATGCTCTCCCGGTAGAACGCAAACGAATCGGCCGAAAGCTCGTTGAAGGCCGCTTCCCACTCCGGCAGCAGAATCCCGGTACGATGGCCCTCTGGGTCAAGCGCGTTCGGGCGAGCAAGGGCATCCAGGCAGGCCGCGATCATTAACTCCAAATTTCGCTCAGCGAGGACAACATCGGAGTATTTCCAGTTCAGCACTTCGCCCTGTTCGGTAATGCGGATTTCCCCTTCAAATGCGCCGAAGGGCTGAGCGAAGATCGCACGGTGGGTCGGACCGCCGCCACGACCCACGGTACCGCCGCGGCCGTGGAAGAGCCGCAGGTGAACACCGCACTCGCGCGCAACCTCATGCAGGGCGCGATGAGCGCGAAAGATCTCCCAGGTGCTGGTGAGCATCCCGCCATCCTTATTCGAGTCGGAATAGCCGAGCATCACCTCCTGGTGGCCTTCCCAGGAGGCGAGCAGTCTTTGATATTCAGGGCCGCTCCATAGCTCGCGGCAAACCGCCGGCGCATTCTGTAGGTCTTCAATCGACTCGAATAAGGGCACCGGCATCAGTCCGGGATCTTCACCCTCGGCCTCGACCCGAACTCCGGCCAACCGCGCTAGCCAGACGACGTTCACCACGTCACGCACACTGGTTGCGCCGCTAATCACGCAGCAGCGGATCGTCTCCGGGGTGCCCTGCGCCTTGATCTCTGCTACCGCGCGGAAGGTCTCAATCACATCGGCTGAGGGAGCGCTGAGTGGCGCTGGAAGCCTGCCATCAGCGGCCGCCTCGCTACTCCAGGCTGCGGCTTCGTCGAGCGCCGCACGCTGCAGCTTGGCGTGCTGGCGAATGTCGAGCGTATGCAGATGAAAGCCGAAGGTCCGGGCGATGAGCAACAGCGGATCAAGCAGCGTTTGCGCCAAGCGCAGACCCCGATGTTCCACCAGGCTCGAGCGGACGAGATCGAGATCGGCAAGAAATTCGCGAGCCGAGCCGTAAGCCGGCAGGGCCGCCAAGCTGGAGTTTTCTTCAGCCACCTTGTCTGCTGACAGCGTCTTCTCCAGGCGGGCGAGTATGCACGCCAGGATTCTCCGATAGGATTCAAATTCGAATTGTGCCCCGAAGACCGCCTCTTCGGTCAGGTTGAGCCGCCCAATGTATTCGGTGAGCCGGTTGCGAAGCGCTTCGCTGACGGGCGCCTGTTGGGTCGACGCGGTCAGCAGGTCGATGACCAGTTGAATTTGCCGGCGGTATTCGCCGAGCAGATGGGCGCGCGCCAGCTGAATGGCGTCTCGCGTAATCTGCGGGGTCACGAACGGATTGCCATCGCGGTCGCCGCCAATCCACGATCCGAACCGAAGCATCAACGGAAGGTCGGCTATCTCAATTTCCATCCCGTACTCACTTGCGAGCGCGTCGGCGATTTCCTGGTAAAGAGGCGTTAAGGTCGCGAACAGCGAAGACTCATAGAAATCCAGGCCCATCTGGATCTCGTCGTAGACCGTCGGCTTTCGGCTTCGGACTTCGTCGGTCTGCCATAACGCGGTTATCTCGGCGGTCAATTGCTGCTGCAGTTGCTCGAGCCCTTCGTCGGAAATCGGAATTTTGTCCAACTGCTCCAGCAGGTCCGCAATGCGGCGCCGCTTGAACATGACGGAGCGACGCGCGACCTCGGTCGGGTGGGCGGTGAATACGGGGACGACGCAGATCCGGCCCAGCCATTCCATCGCCGCTCCGGCGGAGATCCCTGCCCGTCGCATCGCGCTCAGCGTGCCCCGGAGCGTTCCACGCTGCGAATGTGTATCGCCAGTGAGCTGGCTGGAGAGCCGGCGGCGTTTCCGATGATTCGTCTCGGCCAGGTTGATGAGCTCAAAGTAGAATCCAAAAGCGCGTCCCAACTGATAAGCTTGTTCGACCGAAAACCCGCTGATCTTGAACACGGTGCTCTGCATCAGAGTTTCCGCTTCGTCGATGGCGCTGCCGGCCTGCGCCTCACGCCGCCGGATCGCACTCTGGCGCAGTTCTTCTACCTTGGCATAGAGGTCTTCGCCCGCCTGCTCGCGGAGAACGTCGCCAAGCAGCGTGCCCAAGGAACGCACGTCCCGGCGCAACGGAGCTTCTTTCAGATCGCCAGAGCGAGCTTCCAATTCGGCCAGGCGAGAAGGCCAGTTTTCCGGTTTCCAGAGGGGAGGCATCCTCTTGATTATGCCTCAGCAGAGGGCCGTGCGGGGTTGATTGGCGCTGCGAAGGGGTAACACGGGGAGCAAAGACCGAAGGCGATCCTATGGTAGTATCTGCCCATCACAATTCCGCCCGAATCGTTTCACCCTAATGCGAGGTGAATATGCACCGTCCGACTTTTTCCTGGTTTTTCCTGGCTGCTTTCTTGGCGTCATCGGCTATGACGATTGCTCAAACGCAGAGCAAAGAAGACGAGGCGCAGATTCAGGCGATCGTTCAAAGCGAAAGCGATGCGTGGAACCGCGGCGACGCCGAGGCGTTTGCCTCGCATTATGCCGAGGATGGCAGCTTTACTAACGTCATCGGACAACAACTCTACGGCCGGCAGGCGTTCGTTGCTCAACATGCGCGCATCTTCAGCACGATCTATAAGGGAAGTCACAATTCCTTTACGATCGGCAAGATCAAATTCCTGCGCCCGGACGTGGCGGTCGTCGACATCGACGGGGTTTTGAACGGCGCGAATCGACTGCCGCCAGGGCTGAAAGCGGGCGAAGATGGTGCGTTGCGCGTGAAGCTGCAAGAGGTCATGACCAAAGAAAAGGGGAGTTGGTGGATAGCCGCATTCCACAACGTCGCAGTGTATCCACTGCCGCCTGAAAGTAAGTAGCGGTATTGGCTGTCTGGTAGGAGCCTACAGGGTTCGTTCTGCTACAGCCGATGGGGATATCACCGGCATCGATTCGCGCAAAGAGGCTATTTTCCGCTGGCAAGCTCCCATCCGTTGATCGTGAGTTCGAGTTTGGCGGTGTCTTCGGGATTCGCGGAAACAGATTTAGCCAAAGCCGGAAAGGCGGCGCGCATGGCATCTGTATTGGCCCACACCGGTACGTCATGCAGAGTATAACGATACGTC includes these proteins:
- a CDS encoding phosphoenolpyruvate carboxylase; amino-acid sequence: MPPLWKPENWPSRLAELEARSGDLKEAPLRRDVRSLGTLLGDVLREQAGEDLYAKVEELRQSAIRRREAQAGSAIDEAETLMQSTVFKISGFSVEQAYQLGRAFGFYFELINLAETNHRKRRRLSSQLTGDTHSQRGTLRGTLSAMRRAGISAGAAMEWLGRICVVPVFTAHPTEVARRSVMFKRRRIADLLEQLDKIPISDEGLEQLQQQLTAEITALWQTDEVRSRKPTVYDEIQMGLDFYESSLFATLTPLYQEIADALASEYGMEIEIADLPLMLRFGSWIGGDRDGNPFVTPQITRDAIQLARAHLLGEYRRQIQLVIDLLTASTQQAPVSEALRNRLTEYIGRLNLTEEAVFGAQFEFESYRRILACILARLEKTLSADKVAEENSSLAALPAYGSAREFLADLDLVRSSLVEHRGLRLAQTLLDPLLLIARTFGFHLHTLDIRQHAKLQRAALDEAAAWSSEAAADGRLPAPLSAPSADVIETFRAVAEIKAQGTPETIRCCVISGATSVRDVVNVVWLARLAGVRVEAEGEDPGLMPVPLFESIEDLQNAPAVCRELWSGPEYQRLLASWEGHQEVMLGYSDSNKDGGMLTSTWEIFRAHRALHEVARECGVHLRLFHGRGGTVGRGGGPTHRAIFAQPFGAFEGEIRITEQGEVLNWKYSDVVLAERNLELMIAACLDALARPNALDPEGHRTGILLPEWEAAFNELSADSFAFYRESIIDDPEVLQYFEAATPVGELENAKIGSRPARRKGALDFSNLRAIPWVFGWTQSRLLVPGWFGVGYAIQRYVRKPEGLGILRLMMREFPLFIDLIRNVETALAKADLGIARLYAALVQDEEMRQRVFSKIEQEFNRTMEAVLLITGQGELLETNQVLARSIRLRNPYVDPMSLIQVDLLRRKRSGEDTDEVNRAIAGTINGIAAGLRNTG
- a CDS encoding SgcJ/EcaC family oxidoreductase, with the translated sequence MHRPTFSWFFLAAFLASSAMTIAQTQSKEDEAQIQAIVQSESDAWNRGDAEAFASHYAEDGSFTNVIGQQLYGRQAFVAQHARIFSTIYKGSHNSFTIGKIKFLRPDVAVVDIDGVLNGANRLPPGLKAGEDGALRVKLQEVMTKEKGSWWIAAFHNVAVYPLPPESK